CTTCTCCGACCTGCGGCACGGCCGGACCCCGGACACCGTCAGCGCGATCGAGATCACGGTGGCGGCCGGACGTCTGGGACAGGGGATCTCCGGGCGGATGGTCGCCGCGATGCGGGAGAACACCCGGCGGCTGGGATTCGGGGAACTGGTCGCCCCGGTCCGGCCGAGCGCGAAGCACGCCGAGCCCACGGTGCCGATGGAGGAGTACGCCCGGCGGACCCGGCCCGGGGACGGGCTGCCCGCCGACCCCTGGCTGCGCGTCCACGTCCGGGCGGGCGGGGTGGTCGACTCGGTGGCGCCGGTCTCGATGACGGTGAGCGGTTCCCTCGCCCGGTGGCGGGAGTGGACGGGGCTGCCGTTCGACACGGAGGGG
This DNA window, taken from Streptomyces nitrosporeus, encodes the following:
- a CDS encoding N-acetyltransferase; this encodes MDLEITTLAERPELAGALDEMPDTWPRFVLEDLVGWANFPRIAVEFPEFVLVATDPRGAVAARGYSVPFALGAKGRGGLPEGGWDQVLLWAFSDLRHGRTPDTVSAIEITVAAGRLGQGISGRMVAAMRENTRRLGFGELVAPVRPSAKHAEPTVPMEEYARRTRPGDGLPADPWLRVHVRAGGVVDSVAPVSMTVSGSLARWREWTGLPFDTEGPVRVPGALVPVHCSLRHGHAVYVEPNVWVRHRI